DNA sequence from the bacterium genome:
GAAACGGCCGCCCCCGCATTCGCCTCGCGGCGCGCCGCAACGCGAAGCGGATCGTCGTGCTCGCGGCGATTCTCGCCGTGTTCGCGGCTGGATATCTGCTGCTGAACGATCGCGTGAACGGTTCGCCGTTGCGCACGAATTACCACGCCGTGTGGGAGGGCAACACGCCGCACGACGGGCCCTTCGGTTTTGAACGCGGCGCATGGAACATTTACCACACGCCCCGGGCCGGCCTGCGGAATCTCATCAACAATTTCGCGCGCCTGAACGTGTGGCTGTTCGGCTGGCCGATCAGCCTGCTGGCGCTTTTCGTCTGGCTGGTGCGCCCGGGGAAAAAGGCCTTCGAATGGCTGCTTTTTCTGCCGTTGCCGATGACGTTCGCGGTTTACGTCTTCTTTTTCTGGCCGGGCGTCGCGGAAACCGGGCCCGTGCTCTATTACGAGTTGCTCGCGCCGCTTGTCATCCTGTCCGCTCGCGGGATCTTCGCCGCGCGCGACTGGATCGCCAAAAGCTACGCCGGCATCGCGCCCGCGGAGCACACGGCGACCTTCGTCGCCTTCGCCGTCCTCCTGGCTTTTGCCACAACGACGCAAACCGAATTGCGCGCGCTCGTAAAGACGGTGGAGCCGATCAACGAACCGTACGAACTGATCCGGGATCGCGGCATCGAAGCGGGAATCGTCTTCACGGATTTCTACATCAAGTCCGACGCGCAGGATTCGTGGGTGGCCGGCCATCGCAACACGAGCCCACTGCTCGGCGACGATTTGAATTTCTTTCTGAACCTGGGCGCGAAACGCAATCGCGCGTTCAGGGAAAAGCACTTTCCCAATGAGCCCGCGTGGGTAATGTGGTGGACGCCGGACGGTCCGCGCCTCGTGCCGCTTGACGACTACGACGAAGACGGCATCACGCGGAACTTTCCCGAAATGCGATGATCCGGCGCGCGATCCTTTTCCTGAAAACCATCCGCGCCGTGGAATCCACGCTCATGTGCGGGTTTCCGCTCGTGGGCGTGCTGTTCGCGATCGATCGCCTGGACGCGGACGTCATCATGACGATTGCCCGCTTTCTCGTGCCGACCTACGGGCTCGTGATTTACGTTTACGTGCTGAACTCGTGGGGCGGCCTTAAGACCGATCGCGAAAACGCGCGCCTTGGCGGTCATCCGGCGGTGACCGGCGACGTGACGCCCGGGCAGCTTCTGGCGGTGATCTATACCGGGATCGCGGTGGCGGTTTTCTTTTACATCCGCTGGTTTCCGCAATGCTTTCCGATCGCGCTCGCGATCGCGGCGGTGTGGACGCCCTATTCGCACCCCGACATCCTCGCCAAGGCGCGGCCGTTCTGGGGAAATGTGATCCACTTCACGGGAGGCGTCCTTCAGTTCCTTCTCGGCTACGCCGTGTTCGCGCCAATCGACGCAACCGGCGTGGCGCTTTCGGTCTTTTTCGCGGGCGTTTTCGCGGCCGGCCACCTCAATCACGAGGTCATGGATTACGACGCCGACAAGGAAATGCACCTGCGCACCAACGCGGTCGTCTTCGGCCCGCGCATCATGTTGAAGGTCGCTTTCGGCTTTTTTTCTTTTTGGGTCGCCTATCTGGCGCTGGTGTCCGCGGCGGGCATCGTGCCGTGGAAATGGTCGTGGCCGTTCTTGGCGATCTACCCGTTCCATGCTATAGCGCTGTCGCTTTTCCGGCCCAAGCCGCACGAGGC
Encoded proteins:
- a CDS encoding UbiA family prenyltransferase, translated to MIRRAILFLKTIRAVESTLMCGFPLVGVLFAIDRLDADVIMTIARFLVPTYGLVIYVYVLNSWGGLKTDRENARLGGHPAVTGDVTPGQLLAVIYTGIAVAVFFYIRWFPQCFPIALAIAAVWTPYSHPDILAKARPFWGNVIHFTGGVLQFLLGYAVFAPIDATGVALSVFFAGVFAAGHLNHEVMDYDADKEMHLRTNAVVFGPRIMLKVAFGFFSFWVAYLALVSAAGIVPWKWSWPFLAIYPFHAIALSLFRPKPHEAYDRRYQAIYRGLFVAAGLVILITRLAQFRDIS